A segment of the Chlamydiales bacterium genome:
TATTAATTTTTTAGAGCCAAAATAGACATGTCGGACGGTGTGCGCTTCGCCACACCTCCCTTGGGCCACCTTGCGCTGCATGCGAAAGAAGGGGATCGGGCACCGGCACGGGCACGCACACGTTCACGAAAGAAAGACGGGAGAGAAGAATCGGGCACTCTTTTCTCTTTCTCCCTCTTCCGTGTCCCCTCTCTTTCTCTCTTTCGTGAACGTGTGCGTGCCCGTGCCCGATCTTCTCTCTTTCTTTAACTACAACTGCAATTTGTTATGAAGATTCTCCGAGCTAAAGCAGAAGACTTCCCCAAAGAGCAGTTTTTCAGAGAAATTTTCTGGGAGAATTAAACTCAAAACTCAGGTTAATATTGGGGGTAACCAACCTACCTGAGTTAAAATTTTACTTAACGGATTACCAATGGAAGAGATTCTTTTAAACATCGAATCAAAAGAGAGACGCTACGCCCACCTTAGAAACGGCGCGCTCTACGATCTGATTCTAGAACGAAAAAAAACAAGACAGCTCGCGGGCAATATCTATCGCGGCAGAGTGACAAACATCCTGCATAACATCCAATCAGCCTTCATCGATATCAACGAGGGGGAAAATGGATTTATCCACATCTCCGATATCATTGAAAACTCTCAAAAGCTCCAAGAGATGTTCGAAATGGATTTCGACTGGGAGTATGAGGAGAAAGAGGGATCAAAAGCGCAAAAAGATGCCGACATCACAAAACTACTAAAAAATGATCAGCCAGTTCTTGTACAGGTTGTAAAAGAGCCGATAGGAACCAAAGGAGCGAGGCTGACTTCGAACATCTCCATTCCTGGCCGCTACCTGGTGATGCTTCCAAATACCTCTCACCGAGGCGTCTCCAGAAAAATTGAGGATCCAGCAGCTCGCGAACGCCTAAAAAAACTCATTCAAGCGTTTGAGATGCCGAAAGATATGGGGCTCATCTGCCGTACTGCAAGTATGAACGCCACTCAAGAGATGCTCATTGACGAAGCTAATGATCTTCTAAAAACCTGGCAGACAATTGTAGAGAACTTTAATAACGCAAGCAGACCCACCTGTCTGTATGAAGAATCGGATCTCATCAAGCGTGCAGTGATTACCGCCGTAGATAAGAAGTTCGATCGCATACTCGTCGACGACTATGCAACTCACCAGACGTGCAAACGAATCTATGCCAAATATAGCACCGAACACGATCTAAAAATCGAACTCTATCGCGATAAGACGCCGATGTTCGAACGGTTCAACGTAGAAAGAGAGATCGATAAGGCTCTACGCAGAAAGATCTGGCTATCAAGCGGAGGCTACCTCTTCTTCGATCGCACAGAAGCGATGTTCACAATTGATGTGAACTCTGGAAGAAGCACAAAATCCTCATCATCTGGCGACGTTGAAGAGACGCTGGTACGTATCAACATGGAAGCGGCAGACGAAATTGCAAGGCAGCTTAGACTGCGCAATATCGGCGGTCTCATTATCTGCGACTTTATCGATATGCGCTCGCGAAAGAACCAGCGACGCGTTCTCGACCGATTGAAGGAAGCAATGAAAGACGACTCTGCAAAGTGCACGATCCTGGGCATGAGCGAGTTTGGCCTGGTTGAAATGACAAGACAGAGAAGCCGTGAGTCGTTAATGCAGACTCTCTTTACCGACTGCCCTTACTGCGGTGGCAATGGAATGATTAGATCATACGAGACCACTTCTATCGAGATTGAAAGAGCATTGAAAAAGCTGATTTCAGCGGAAGAGCAGTTTGCACTGGAACTCGTCTCTCACCCCGACGTAGATCGCTATCTATGCCACGGTGATAAAGACTACTTCCGTAAGCTCGCTGAAAGATCGAATGCGCACCTTGAATTTAAAACTAATGACAATCTTCACTTAAACGACTTTAAATTCTTTTCGACTATCAATGGAAAACAGATCGAAACCTGAAAAAACATTCTCTGCCCAGCTAGCAGAGTATGAGAAAAAAGGAGAGCTAACCCCCAAGCTTAAACAGATCTTGGAGAGCTTCTATCTCTGCTATAAAGAGGCGGTCAAGAAGGGGGTAAGTGGCACTTTCGATCAAGAGGAGCTCTTTCTGGTCTTTTTAGATCTGGTCAGAGCTCAGATCGCCTCTCCTTTTACATTTGCTCCCTACCATGAGCATATCCGTAAGCCTTTTGATTACTATAAATTCGGAAATGAGTTTGCACGTCCTCTCATAGACTTTCCCCACTCCTCAGTCCACGGCCTTGCTCACGCAGATGAAGCGGTCCGTCTCTTGAAAAATAATGAGAATGTGATTTTTCTCGCTAACCACCAGACGGAAGCCGATCCCCAGGCTATCAGCCTGCTGCTCGAGAAGAGCCACCCTCTTCTCGCAGAAGAGATGATCTTTGTCGCAGGTGAGCGCGTTGTCACCGACCCTCTAGCCATCCCCTTCAGCATGGGACGCAACCTCCTCTGCATCTACTCAAAAAGGTACATTGACCATCCCCCAGAAGATAAAGCTCTGAAACAGCAGCACAACAAACGCACCATGCAGCTCATGAGCGAGCTTCTAAGCCAAGGAGGCAGGAGCATCTACGTTGCTCCAAGCGGCGGTAGAGATCGCAAAAACGCTGCAGGCGTTGTCGAAGTGGCTGCATTCGACCCTCAGAGCATTGAGATGTTCTATCTCATGGCTCAAAGAGCAGGCAGACCCACCCACTTCTATCCATTGACACTAGCAACCTATGATCTTCTCCCTCCCCCTGCCGATATCCAGATTGAACTCGGAGAGGTCCGAGTGACACAACTCGCTGACATCCACCTCTCTTTTGGCGCGAAGATCGATATGGACCATTTTCCTGGTTCCGACATGAGCGACAAGCATGAGCGAAGAAAAATGCGAGCCAATTATATTTGGAATCTAGTAAAAGAAGATTATGAAAAAATTACTCGCACTCGTTAGCTCTTTTGAAATCCTGGTTTCTCCTCTAGTTTTTGCGGACTCAACCGCACAAAAAACACTTCAGGGTCTAGATTACCAGACAGTCCAAAACCAGATCTCCTACCCGATCTTAAACCCCTCCCTGCGCGGTAGGGCTGTTGAAAAGATTCAACTTAAGAATGGTTTACAGGTCTACCTTATCTCCGATCCGGACGCTAAGCAGTCTGCTGCTGGTCTCTGTGTCGAAGCTGGCTCTTGGAACGACCCGAAGGAGTTTGCCGGCATGGCTCACTTCTGCGAGCATATGCTCTTTATGGGAAATAAGGCCTATCCCAGTGAGTTCGAGTACATGCAGTATATTGCAGACCATGGAGGCAAGGTCAATGCTTCCACATGGCCCGACCGCACGATCTACATGTTCTCTGTCAATAATGATTCTTTCGAAGGCGCTTTAGACCGCTTCTCCCACTTCTTCATCGACCCTCTCTTTCTCACCTCCTGCATTCAGCGCGAGCTCCATGCAGTCGATCAAGAACACGCCAAGAATATCGAGCACGATGGCTGGCGCCAGTATATGGTCTTCAAAGAGACGGGAAATCCCCTTCATCCAAACGCCTCCTTCTCGACAGGAAATGCGAAAACTCTGGGACATATCCCTCAAGAAGCTTTAAAGAAGTGGTACGACACTCACTATAGCTCAGATAAGATGCATCTTGTCGTCCTCTCTCCCCTTTCTATTCAAGAGCTCACTCCACTTGTTGCCTCTACATTTTCTCAGGTGCCTGTGCGTGAGAACCTCGACAGGCCGCTTCCTGAACAGGTGACCTCTCCTCAGCAGCGCGGCCACATGATCTACCTCAAGCCCGTGAAGGATCTCAAAGCCCTCTCTATGATGTGGGAGATCCCCTCGGTGCTTTCAGACATAGAACAGCGTTCGATGGTCTCTCTCGTGAGCTATGTGCTTGGTAATGAGACAAAAAACAGCCTACTCGAGCAGTTAAAGCGCGAAAAATTGGCCGACTCGATAAGAGCAGGCACGGATCTACAGACAAGAGGAAAAATTCTCTTCACAATAGATATTGATCTGACCGCTCAAGGCGTCGCCCAGGCCGACATCGTGATTGCTCGCGTATTTCAAACGCTGAGCCGGTTAAAAGAGCAGGGCATCCCTTCTCAACTCTTTGAAGAGATGAAGAAAATGGCTGTGCTCTCTTATCAGTACCAGTCGCGTGAAGATGCATTTCAATTCATCTCTAAGCAGGCTCATGACATTCTCGATGAGGATCTCACAACCTACCCTGAAAAGACTCTTATTCCAACTCAGTACGATTCGAGCTATCTCTCCCAATTTCTAAGAACGCTCACCCCTGAAAGCTGCATCTACTTCCTTCAGGCAGACCCTGAGAAAACAGGTGTGCAGCCCGATAGAAGAGAGAAGTGGATGAACGCGGAATATGCGATTAGAGAGGTCCCTCAAAACAAGTTAACTGCGTGGAGCAAGATCTCACCTCATCCGCAGATCGGTTTGCCTAGACAGAATCCCTTTCTCCCCGATTTCTCTAACTTTGCGATAGGCCAAGAGGTCGATGAGTCGACCGTAATCCCAACGCTTCTTGCTGATGATAGAGCCGGAAAGCTCTACCATGCCACTGACAGACGCTACCTCGTTCCTGAGATGTTCGCCTCATTCGCTCTTAAAACCTCTCAGATCGATGGAAGCGCCAAGGCAGCAGCTCTGTCTGACCTCTATATTCGAGCACTCACAGAGAAGCTCTCATCGACGATCTGGTATGCGCAAACAGCAGGCATGGAGCCGCAATTTGGAATTCAGGACCTTAAATTTGTCGTCCACCTATCCGGCTACCATTTTAAAGCGCCTCTACTGTTAAAAGAGATCTTCCGTAGTCTCAAAGAGGTCCATCCAACTAAAGAGGAGTTCGAACTCTATAGGCAGACCCTCTTAAGCAACTATGAGAATGGAACGAAAGAGCTTCCTCTTCTGCAAGCCCGCGAGCTCCTGGATAGCATCCTCTACAACGATGCTGCAACTTCAAGTGAAAAACTCCAGGCACTTAAAACGCTTTCATACGACGAGTTTATCTCATTTTCTAAGACCCTCTTTAAGAGCACCTATATCGAAGGTCTCGTCTATGGAAATTTAGAAAATCATCAGGTTAAAAGCCTCTGGGAAGAGCTCAAAGGAGGCCTCGGATCTACCCCTCTTGCTGCCTCTATGCAGCAGAA
Coding sequences within it:
- a CDS encoding ribonuclease E/G, with protein sequence MEEILLNIESKERRYAHLRNGALYDLILERKKTRQLAGNIYRGRVTNILHNIQSAFIDINEGENGFIHISDIIENSQKLQEMFEMDFDWEYEEKEGSKAQKDADITKLLKNDQPVLVQVVKEPIGTKGARLTSNISIPGRYLVMLPNTSHRGVSRKIEDPAARERLKKLIQAFEMPKDMGLICRTASMNATQEMLIDEANDLLKTWQTIVENFNNASRPTCLYEESDLIKRAVITAVDKKFDRILVDDYATHQTCKRIYAKYSTEHDLKIELYRDKTPMFERFNVEREIDKALRRKIWLSSGGYLFFDRTEAMFTIDVNSGRSTKSSSSGDVEETLVRINMEAADEIARQLRLRNIGGLIICDFIDMRSRKNQRRVLDRLKEAMKDDSAKCTILGMSEFGLVEMTRQRSRESLMQTLFTDCPYCGGNGMIRSYETTSIEIERALKKLISAEEQFALELVSHPDVDRYLCHGDKDYFRKLAERSNAHLEFKTNDNLHLNDFKFFSTINGKQIET
- a CDS encoding 1-acyl-sn-glycerol-3-phosphate acyltransferase, encoding MENRSKPEKTFSAQLAEYEKKGELTPKLKQILESFYLCYKEAVKKGVSGTFDQEELFLVFLDLVRAQIASPFTFAPYHEHIRKPFDYYKFGNEFARPLIDFPHSSVHGLAHADEAVRLLKNNENVIFLANHQTEADPQAISLLLEKSHPLLAEEMIFVAGERVVTDPLAIPFSMGRNLLCIYSKRYIDHPPEDKALKQQHNKRTMQLMSELLSQGGRSIYVAPSGGRDRKNAAGVVEVAAFDPQSIEMFYLMAQRAGRPTHFYPLTLATYDLLPPPADIQIELGEVRVTQLADIHLSFGAKIDMDHFPGSDMSDKHERRKMRANYIWNLVKEDYEKITRTR
- a CDS encoding insulinase family protein, yielding MKKLLALVSSFEILVSPLVFADSTAQKTLQGLDYQTVQNQISYPILNPSLRGRAVEKIQLKNGLQVYLISDPDAKQSAAGLCVEAGSWNDPKEFAGMAHFCEHMLFMGNKAYPSEFEYMQYIADHGGKVNASTWPDRTIYMFSVNNDSFEGALDRFSHFFIDPLFLTSCIQRELHAVDQEHAKNIEHDGWRQYMVFKETGNPLHPNASFSTGNAKTLGHIPQEALKKWYDTHYSSDKMHLVVLSPLSIQELTPLVASTFSQVPVRENLDRPLPEQVTSPQQRGHMIYLKPVKDLKALSMMWEIPSVLSDIEQRSMVSLVSYVLGNETKNSLLEQLKREKLADSIRAGTDLQTRGKILFTIDIDLTAQGVAQADIVIARVFQTLSRLKEQGIPSQLFEEMKKMAVLSYQYQSREDAFQFISKQAHDILDEDLTTYPEKTLIPTQYDSSYLSQFLRTLTPESCIYFLQADPEKTGVQPDRREKWMNAEYAIREVPQNKLTAWSKISPHPQIGLPRQNPFLPDFSNFAIGQEVDESTVIPTLLADDRAGKLYHATDRRYLVPEMFASFALKTSQIDGSAKAAALSDLYIRALTEKLSSTIWYAQTAGMEPQFGIQDLKFVVHLSGYHFKAPLLLKEIFRSLKEVHPTKEEFELYRQTLLSNYENGTKELPLLQARELLDSILYNDAATSSEKLQALKTLSYDEFISFSKTLFKSTYIEGLVYGNLENHQVKSLWEELKGGLGSTPLAASMQQKKQLLLLPEKRGPYLVSQTTPRQGNGVILVLEEGPFSFEKRAAQEILGITLHEAFFDTLRTKQQTAYIAKAWPVEKEKQLMQFFAVQSSTHHPSDLIARFELFLENFVKMFPENISPERFEELKQMLTTTLQMPPENLYMMGQRLNKFAFEYDGDFSWIDKRIGAVSTLTYEKLNFFAKEFLSRNNLRRLAVLMEGVLNRENDFHYEQISKEDICDLGVYISSAQ